From Micromonospora echinospora, one genomic window encodes:
- a CDS encoding polyprenyl synthetase family protein, with protein sequence MTHAAPVSPVDRAGLRQRVDKALTGFLANQRGWLTRVDEALVPVAEAVEAFVLRGGKRLRPAFAYWGYRGAGGVDSEQVVATLSALEFVQASALIHDDLMDRSDTRRGEPAVHRRFALRHRDAGWTGDAEGFGDAAAILLGDLCLVWSDEMLHGAGLDARTLARARPVFDEMRTEVTVGQYLDVLTQATGDTSLERAGKVARYKSAKYTVERPLLLGAALAGATTEVEAAYSAYGLPLGEAFQLRDDVLGVFGDPAQTGKPAGDDLREGKRTYLVAAAVAGTDDAGRTLVEQHLGDPELDEAGVARLREVITVSGALARTEERIAALTETALAALATVDLETEARQALVDLAIAATRRAD encoded by the coding sequence GTGACCCACGCAGCTCCCGTATCCCCTGTCGACCGCGCCGGCCTGCGGCAACGCGTCGACAAGGCCCTGACCGGATTCCTGGCCAACCAGCGCGGCTGGCTGACCAGGGTCGACGAGGCACTGGTGCCAGTCGCCGAGGCGGTCGAGGCGTTCGTGCTGCGGGGCGGCAAGCGGTTGCGGCCGGCGTTCGCCTACTGGGGTTACCGGGGCGCCGGAGGGGTGGATTCCGAGCAGGTGGTCGCCACCCTCTCCGCACTGGAGTTCGTCCAGGCCAGCGCGCTGATCCACGACGACCTGATGGACCGGTCGGACACCCGGCGGGGCGAGCCGGCGGTGCACCGGCGGTTCGCCCTCCGGCACCGCGACGCCGGGTGGACCGGGGACGCGGAGGGCTTCGGCGACGCCGCCGCGATCCTCCTGGGCGACCTCTGCCTGGTCTGGTCCGACGAGATGCTGCACGGCGCCGGCCTGGACGCGCGGACCCTGGCCCGGGCCCGGCCGGTCTTCGACGAGATGCGCACCGAGGTCACCGTCGGGCAGTACCTCGACGTGCTGACCCAGGCCACCGGGGACACCTCGCTGGAGCGGGCCGGGAAGGTGGCCCGCTACAAGTCGGCCAAGTACACCGTCGAGCGGCCGTTGCTGCTCGGCGCGGCTCTCGCCGGCGCGACCACGGAGGTCGAGGCGGCCTACTCGGCGTACGGGCTGCCGCTGGGCGAGGCGTTCCAACTCCGTGACGACGTGCTCGGGGTGTTCGGTGATCCGGCGCAGACCGGCAAACCGGCCGGCGACGACCTGCGCGAGGGGAAGCGGACCTACCTGGTGGCGGCGGCCGTCGCGGGAACCGACGACGCGGGACGGACGCTGGTCGAGCAGCATCTCGGCGATCCCGAGCTGGACGAGGCCGGGGTGGCCCGGCTCCGCGAGGTGATCACCGTCAGCGGGGCGTTGGCGCGTACCGAGGAGCGGATCGCCGCCCTCACCGAGACCGCGCTGGCCGCGCTCGCCACCGTCGACCTGGAGACCGAGGCCCGCCAGGCCCTGGTCGACCTCGCCATCGCCGCCACCCGCCGCGCCGACTGA
- a CDS encoding lycopene cyclase domain-containing protein gives MTYTIAALTGAVCVAVVDLYVLRTRLLLRPVFWATYPIIVFFQLVSNGILTGRNIVRYDPEAITGVRLAYAPVEDLVFGFALVLLTLSVWVWLGRRGVQRTPTAGEGSRLLDLLRRRNRP, from the coding sequence ATGACGTACACCATCGCCGCCCTGACCGGCGCGGTCTGCGTGGCCGTGGTCGACCTGTACGTGCTGCGCACCCGGCTGCTGCTGCGGCCGGTCTTCTGGGCCACCTACCCGATCATCGTGTTCTTCCAGCTCGTCTCCAACGGCATCCTGACCGGCCGGAACATCGTCCGGTACGACCCCGAGGCGATCACCGGCGTCCGGCTCGCGTACGCGCCGGTGGAGGACCTGGTCTTCGGCTTCGCGCTGGTCCTGCTGACCCTGTCGGTGTGGGTCTGGCTCGGTCGCCGCGGCGTGCAGCGCACCCCGACCGCCGGCGAGGGCAGCCGGCTGCTCGACCTCCTGCGCCGTCGTAACCGCCCCTGA